In Octopus sinensis unplaced genomic scaffold, ASM634580v1 Contig15254, whole genome shotgun sequence, the following proteins share a genomic window:
- the LOC118761567 gene encoding uncharacterized protein LOC118761567 has product MNFEILFNIIGFILNTFLFTLTKISFLYLLHLHEHESKETWIAAMTLVLAVPEFITIVKLLWITSFLLHGKLSEWPSLPSLVSGIVCSIMESTSLIFFLMRIGPKIHPIILIPLLSSVLCLKIVSISFKQGLRILTHEVIYSNIKSVKKMLYAAFGLISVALVVATSFVTGFSQILTISESLILSTSLLALSFTWCPGIATFIIRSRDDLVDGRKNANIFYTILKLVVLFVIAVVITYLNRQDSFEESFNSLMQGFGNINSTKTINNGLLIHLFAGLLSHVSTYISTRICLTRSGIYLPTIFVTPITILIIIVDNFYGVFHIVKLSALSGLTIASWFCLGIAILLWLLPILMLGMNHTPVPNSILKPSESNFLSFSYNNIFLEHHLHLNYKPEGNHTKHKKTSDMLTGVPSVSKIFICTTMYREAEFEMKRLLKSLE; this is encoded by the exons ATGAATTTTGAG atCCTGTTCAACATTATTGGCTTCATTTTAAACACATTCCTCTTTACATTAACCAAAATCAGTTTTCTCTATTTATTGCACCTTCACGAGCACGAATCCAAAGAAACATG GATAGCTGCAATGACATTAGTGCTTGCTGTACCCGAATTTATTACTATAGTCAAACTTTTATGGATCACGTCTTTTCTCCTCCATGGCAAATTAAGCGAATGGCCGTCGCTGCCATCTTTGGTATCG GGTATCGTCTGTTCTATAATGGAAAGCACatcgttaatattttttcttatgaGAATCGGTCCCAAAATTCATCCGATTATCCTAATCCCTTTACTAAGCAGTGTGCTCTGCTTGAAAATAGTTTCAATATCTTTTAAACAGGGATTG cgTATATTGACCCATGAAGTAATCTATTCAAACATTAAATCTGTGAAGAAAATGCTTTATGCTGCATTCGGACTAATTTCTGTAGCATTAGTTGTGGCCACGTCATTTGTGACTGGTTTTAGCCAAATCTTGACTATTTCagaatctctcattctctccacaTCCTTATTGGCTTTATCTTTCACGTGGTGCCCTGGAATAGCGACGTTTATAATACGATCTCGAGATGACCTGGTTGATGGTCGTAAAAATGccaatatattttatactattttgAAATTGGTAGTACTTTTTGTCATAGCCGTTGTTATAACTTACTTAAATCGGCAGGACAGCTTCGAAGAATCATTTAACAGTTTAATGCAAGGTTTCGGTAATATAAACTCAACAAAAACCATCAACAATGGACTCTTGATTCACCTCTTTGCTGGTTTATTATCTCATGTATCTACTTACATATCAACACGAATATGCCTTACACGTAGTGGTATTTACCTACCAACAATATTTGTCACTCCGATCACAATCTTGATCATCATTGTTGACAATTTCTATGGAGTTTTTCATATCGTAAAGTTGTCTGCCCTGTCAGGATTAACTATTGCTTCGTGGTTTTGCTTAGGAATTGCAATTTTACTTTGGTTGTTACCAATTCTAATGCTGGGCATGAACCATACACCTGTGCCAAATTCCATACTGAAACCTTCGGAATCGAACTTCTTAAGTTTTTCTTACAACAATATCTTCCTCGAACATCATTTGCATTTGAATTACAAACCGGAAGGAAATCATACCAAACATAAAAAGACGAGTGACATGTTGACCGGGGTACCCAGCGTGAGCAAAATTTTTATATGTACAACCATGTATAGAGAAGCAGAATTCGAAATGAAGCGACTCCTGAAAAGTTTAGAAAG